GCTATATTTGATCCATTTGAAAATCCAACAAGTACTGCTTTTTCAATATCAAAATCATAACGTTCAGCAGCTTCTTTAATGAACGTCAACAATTCTTGTCCACGAAATGCCAAATCTTCTTCATCATAAACACCTTCACCAAGACGTTTGAAATAACGGTTCATCCCATTTTCTGAAACTTGTCCTCTAATACTTAACAAGTGATAATTTTCATTCAATGCTTCGCCTAACGGTAATAAATCGAACTCATCACCACCTGTACCATGCAATAATATTAGTGTTGGCGCACCATTTTGTCCTTCTCTAAAAATATGTTCCATCACAAATCCTCCTCATTCCAATTAACCATGTTGACGCTTCGTATTAAAAGGTCTAACTTCCGATTCAATATATTCTCTTTTATTTTCTAAAAATGGTGGTAAGGATAACCCTTCGCCTAATGTTTCATAAGGTT
The genomic region above belongs to Staphylococcus aureus and contains:
- the mhqD gene encoding methylhydroquinone degradation carboxylesterase MhqD, producing the protein MEHIFREGQNGAPTLILLHGTGGDEFDLLPLGEALNENYHLLSIRGQVSENGMNRYFKRLGEGVYDEEDLAFRGQELLTFIKEAAERYDFDIEKAVLVGFSNGSNIAINLMLRSEAPFKKALLYAPLYPVEVTSTKDLSDVSVLLSMGKHDPIVPLAASEQVINLFNTRGAQVEEVWVKGHEITETGLTAGQQILGK